From Streptomyces asiaticus, one genomic window encodes:
- a CDS encoding carbohydrate ABC transporter permease, with translation MSRLPTPITRPAPRTPARPARRRGRQEAATAWAFVLPSVLVILGLSVIPVLWSLLLSFQYSDLLTPSVWVGWDNYRQLADDPQFGQAVRNTLEYTALYVPLSIGLGLVLALVLNRRIRFAGLYRTLLFVPFVVSAAAQGVLFSFILDPEFGAANSLLHRLGVSPQGFLSDPGQALLVLVGISLWSGTGFCVVIYLAALQDVPRELTEAATLDGAERRHVLRHVTLPTIAPVSVFLLLWQTISALQVFDLVYVTTKGGPLGSTTVIVYFVWEQAFRNFTAGYGAAAAYVLGVALLVAAAALRLVRRRGDHRIEGATS, from the coding sequence ATGTCCCGTCTGCCCACCCCCATCACCCGTCCGGCGCCCCGCACACCGGCCCGTCCCGCACGCCGCAGAGGCCGCCAGGAGGCCGCCACCGCCTGGGCGTTCGTCCTCCCCTCCGTCCTGGTCATCCTGGGCCTGAGCGTCATCCCCGTCCTGTGGTCCCTGCTGCTGTCGTTCCAGTACAGCGACCTCCTCACCCCGAGCGTCTGGGTGGGCTGGGACAACTACCGCCAGCTGGCCGACGATCCGCAGTTCGGCCAGGCCGTGCGCAACACCCTGGAGTACACGGCGCTGTACGTACCGCTGAGCATCGGTCTGGGGCTGGTGCTCGCGCTGGTCCTCAACCGCCGGATCAGGTTCGCCGGTCTGTACCGCACGCTGCTCTTCGTGCCGTTCGTGGTCTCGGCCGCCGCCCAGGGCGTGCTGTTCTCCTTCATCCTCGACCCGGAGTTCGGCGCGGCCAACTCGCTGCTGCACCGCCTCGGAGTCTCCCCGCAGGGCTTCCTGTCCGACCCGGGCCAGGCGCTGCTGGTCCTGGTGGGCATCTCGCTGTGGAGCGGCACCGGCTTCTGCGTCGTCATCTACCTGGCGGCCCTCCAGGACGTGCCCCGCGAGCTCACCGAGGCCGCCACCCTGGACGGCGCGGAACGCCGTCATGTGCTGCGCCATGTCACCCTGCCCACCATCGCGCCGGTCAGCGTGTTCCTGCTGCTCTGGCAGACGATCAGCGCCCTACAGGTCTTCGACCTGGTGTACGTGACGACGAAGGGCGGTCCGCTCGGGTCCACCACCGTGATCGTCTACTTCGTCTGGGAGCAGGCGTTCCGCAACTTCACCGCCGGTTACGGGGCCGCCGCGGCCTACGTCCTCGGCGTCGCCCTGCTGGTGGCCGCCGCGGCGCTGCGGCTGGTCCGGCGCCGTGGCGACCACCGCATCGAGGGAGCCACGTCATGA
- a CDS encoding ABC transporter substrate-binding protein: MSLNRSRIPPPVRGGPSRRGLLRGGGAMALTGAMGATVAGCGTGLGVDSHGTVHIEVWHGQTSTALRAVKRLVADFHRSHPKIRIDLSGGVLADDMLQKVMAGLVAGSPPDVAYIFGSDLASVARSPQLADLTTVVESGQVPWKQYWPAAREGVTVDGVVRAVPAVLDSLAVVCNKALFRRAGVELPGPGWTWPEFLETARKLTDRGRGTFGTGWPAAGDEDTVWRMWPMIWDLGGEVIAEGKREIGFAGEPGVRSLEVLAALAKDRSVYVDPKPGGEQMYQAFAAGRLGMVATGPWQLPDIRQAKIDYQVVPLPSFHGRSVTISGPDTWSVFDNGSARLTAARTFVGWLMEPEQGYLWDTQVGSLPQSRPAERRPQWRAYAAEVPGLPVFTEVLETARVRPVDRAYPKISMPFGEAITAVLLGRSTPEKALRRCADEADAAIAKVR, from the coding sequence ATGAGCCTGAACCGTTCGCGTATCCCTCCTCCTGTGCGCGGCGGTCCGTCCCGGCGTGGCCTGCTGCGCGGCGGCGGGGCGATGGCGCTCACCGGCGCCATGGGCGCCACCGTGGCGGGATGCGGGACGGGCCTGGGGGTGGATTCCCACGGAACCGTGCACATCGAGGTGTGGCACGGGCAGACCAGTACCGCCCTGCGAGCGGTCAAGCGGCTCGTGGCCGACTTCCACCGTAGCCACCCGAAGATACGGATTGACCTGAGCGGCGGCGTGCTGGCGGACGACATGCTCCAGAAGGTGATGGCCGGTCTCGTCGCCGGATCGCCGCCCGATGTCGCCTACATCTTCGGCTCCGACCTGGCCAGCGTCGCCAGAAGCCCCCAGCTGGCGGATCTGACGACGGTCGTGGAATCGGGGCAGGTGCCGTGGAAGCAGTACTGGCCCGCCGCCCGGGAGGGCGTCACGGTCGACGGTGTGGTCCGTGCGGTGCCCGCGGTGCTGGACTCGCTCGCCGTGGTGTGCAACAAGGCCCTCTTCCGTCGGGCCGGGGTGGAGCTGCCCGGCCCCGGCTGGACGTGGCCGGAGTTCCTCGAGACGGCCAGGAAGCTGACCGACCGCGGCAGGGGCACGTTCGGCACCGGCTGGCCCGCCGCGGGCGACGAGGACACGGTGTGGCGGATGTGGCCCATGATCTGGGATCTGGGTGGCGAGGTCATCGCCGAGGGCAAGCGGGAGATCGGGTTCGCTGGTGAACCCGGGGTCCGGTCCCTCGAGGTGCTCGCGGCACTCGCCAAGGACAGGAGTGTCTACGTCGATCCCAAACCCGGTGGTGAGCAGATGTACCAGGCGTTCGCCGCCGGCCGGCTGGGCATGGTCGCCACCGGCCCCTGGCAGCTGCCCGACATCCGCCAGGCGAAGATCGACTATCAGGTCGTACCGCTGCCCAGTTTCCACGGCAGGTCGGTCACCATCTCCGGCCCCGACACCTGGAGCGTGTTCGACAACGGCTCCGCGCGGCTGACGGCCGCCCGTACGTTCGTCGGCTGGCTCATGGAGCCCGAGCAGGGGTATCTGTGGGACACCCAGGTCGGCAGCCTGCCGCAGAGCCGGCCGGCCGAGCGCCGTCCGCAGTGGCGGGCGTACGCGGCCGAGGTGCCCGGTCTGCCGGTGTTCACCGAGGTGCTGGAGACCGCCCGGGTACGGCCCGTCGACCGGGCCTACCCCAAGATCTCCATGCCGTTCGGCGAGGCCATCACCGCCGTCCTGCTCGGCAGGAGCACACCGGAGAAGGCCCTGCGGCGGTGCGCCGACGAGGCCGACGCGGCCATCGCGAAGGTGCGTTGA
- a CDS encoding DUF742 domain-containing protein, with product MSTGEGPSGRGPGREQGAEDEQTFADVLNAFSFGKGRRGRKPPRSDGAPEGARSGRRGGHARPEEPGGTSPRGSSEPERSGVWDAEHDGSQGPASLVRAYSWTGGRTRSDHHFEVETLVTTTELGHRSMDTLQADHRPVIALCQEPRSVAEVAAMLSVPLGVAKVLLGDMAEHGLITVHRTASTEGDVPDVSLMERVLVGLRRI from the coding sequence ATGAGCACCGGTGAAGGCCCTTCTGGGCGGGGACCTGGGAGAGAACAGGGGGCGGAGGACGAACAGACCTTCGCCGACGTGCTCAATGCCTTCAGCTTCGGCAAAGGGCGACGCGGGCGGAAGCCACCCCGGTCCGACGGGGCGCCGGAGGGCGCCCGGTCCGGCCGCCGGGGCGGGCATGCCCGGCCCGAGGAGCCCGGGGGAACCTCCCCTCGGGGGTCGTCGGAGCCGGAGCGGTCGGGCGTCTGGGACGCGGAGCACGACGGGAGCCAGGGCCCGGCCTCGCTGGTCCGCGCCTACTCGTGGACGGGCGGCCGGACCAGGTCCGACCATCACTTCGAGGTCGAGACCCTGGTGACCACCACCGAGCTGGGCCACCGCTCGATGGACACCCTCCAGGCGGACCACCGCCCGGTGATCGCGCTGTGCCAGGAGCCGCGGTCGGTGGCCGAGGTGGCGGCCATGCTCTCGGTGCCACTGGGGGTGGCCAAGGTCCTGCTCGGCGACATGGCCGAGCACGGCCTGATCACCGTCCACCGGACGGCTTCCACGGAGGGCGACGTACCGGACGTCTCCCTGATGGAGCGCGTGCTGGTGGGGCTTCGGCGGATCTAG
- a CDS encoding roadblock/LC7 domain-containing protein has translation MTSPQLREVSQFGWLVTNFTERVPNVACAVVVSADGLLLTASEGLAADRAEQVATIAAGAISLIQGAAECMDTGDVRSSVIQMELGNMLLMSIKDGSCLVVLAAPDCEIGQVAYEMTVLVDQVGEMLTPELRAELQELHLRGIKRTAAQ, from the coding sequence ATGACCTCACCCCAGCTGCGGGAGGTGAGCCAGTTCGGATGGCTGGTCACCAACTTCACCGAGCGTGTGCCCAATGTGGCATGCGCCGTGGTGGTCTCGGCCGACGGGCTGTTGCTCACCGCGTCGGAAGGGCTGGCGGCCGATCGGGCCGAGCAGGTCGCCACCATTGCCGCCGGGGCCATCAGCCTGATCCAGGGCGCTGCCGAGTGCATGGACACCGGTGATGTGCGGTCCTCCGTCATTCAGATGGAGCTCGGGAACATGCTCCTGATGTCGATCAAGGACGGCTCGTGCCTCGTGGTGCTGGCGGCGCCGGACTGCGAAATCGGTCAGGTGGCGTACGAGATGACGGTACTGGTCGATCAGGTCGGCGAGATGCTGACTCCGGAACTCCGCGCCGAGCTCCAGGAATTGCACCTTCGGGGCATAAAGCGGACAGCAGCCCAATAG
- a CDS encoding sensor histidine kinase, translating to MTPGRHAAARDRSASWWAGVVEWRNWRLPVKLGAVLVVPALLAVALGVVQIQRDVERANTYADVQRLVKLRAGLRPLIGDLQMERTLSAERLSGGGSADPAMLRQQTRRVDRAQAAVIRTTQRTHGLKGVSANRYRDASKLLEGLPDLRKRVTSKDLGSWTAVTEYSKVINSLLDLDQALGSGFGDAQLSGPASALYDLEMVQEQVHLQHVIVMAAPEPGRLEDPKLIRALQESDIRMRDKLSDFRAVATAADQRAYDRTVTGPEVERRTKLLDAVLSQAGSLHAGQNSADAPPFSDHTWHRSSEAQGSLINTVEKRLAERLRATSAKLQDETSDRAGAESVLLFAVLLLAFAIGIAIARHLLRSLTVLRSTALDVAEHRLPEAVSSIREGEASSTSISAVPVHTTEEFGQLARAFDAVHGQAVRLAAEQAALRGDLRDTLVNLSRRSQSLVDRLLRLMEQLESHEEDPDQLASLFKLDHLATRMRRNNENLMVLCGSTPVRPSEQRVQLDSVLRAAVSEIEHYRRVVVEPVPTAEVIGYAAGDLARMIAELLDNATAFSPPETQVTVSNTLQLDGSALIEVRDEGFGMSGAELAKAHRRVAGDASVEVPTSRQMGLTVVGRLARRHGVTVELISERDTGGGLRAGVLVPARLMLGDKPAIAGRESSLPVRKTSARTSEPARPHRELGGAPAAPLPRRVPDAPRSLRTGDAPAASEHTGRSLPTRPGSSRVFTDPQQTGGLPRRNPVKPGHPATPGHPTKPGRPTPVGEGAPVDDGAPEKSGALPGDGGTPADRRTAQPPGQPMVPPQRSRPTVPDDAPSPWFASPETAPEGSHDEEPPDESRPDPADEPGQIVHERPGAAEAGGVTQAGLPRRVPRQGQAADREKPRATGERSAPRATADEAAARRNAGRTHSFLSNYQSGIRRAQPDGRDET from the coding sequence ATGACCCCGGGCAGGCATGCGGCCGCGCGCGACCGCTCGGCGTCGTGGTGGGCCGGCGTCGTGGAGTGGCGCAACTGGCGGCTGCCGGTGAAGCTGGGCGCCGTTCTGGTGGTGCCCGCTCTGCTCGCCGTGGCCTTGGGCGTCGTGCAGATCCAGCGCGACGTCGAGCGCGCCAACACGTACGCGGACGTGCAGCGGCTGGTCAAGCTGCGCGCCGGGCTGAGGCCGTTGATCGGCGATCTGCAGATGGAGCGCACCCTGTCGGCCGAGCGGCTGAGCGGCGGTGGATCCGCCGATCCGGCCATGCTCCGGCAGCAGACCCGGCGCGTGGACCGCGCTCAGGCCGCCGTCATCCGCACCACGCAGCGCACCCACGGGCTGAAGGGGGTCTCGGCCAACCGCTACCGCGACGCCTCCAAGCTCCTGGAGGGACTGCCCGATCTGCGCAAGCGGGTGACGTCCAAGGACCTGGGCTCATGGACCGCGGTGACCGAGTACAGCAAGGTCATCAACAGCCTGCTCGACCTGGACCAGGCGCTGGGCAGCGGATTCGGTGACGCTCAGCTGTCCGGACCGGCCAGCGCGCTGTACGACCTGGAGATGGTCCAGGAGCAGGTCCACCTCCAGCATGTGATCGTCATGGCGGCGCCCGAGCCCGGCAGGCTGGAGGACCCCAAACTCATCAGGGCGCTCCAGGAGTCCGACATCCGCATGCGGGACAAGCTGAGCGACTTCCGCGCCGTGGCCACCGCGGCGGACCAGCGCGCCTACGACCGCACGGTCACCGGCCCGGAGGTCGAACGGCGCACCAAGCTGCTGGACGCCGTGCTGTCCCAGGCGGGCTCGCTGCACGCCGGGCAGAACTCCGCCGACGCCCCGCCGTTCTCCGACCACACCTGGCACCGCAGTTCGGAGGCGCAGGGAAGCCTCATCAACACGGTGGAGAAGCGACTGGCCGAACGGCTCCGCGCGACCTCCGCCAAGCTCCAGGACGAGACCAGCGACCGGGCCGGTGCGGAGTCGGTGCTGCTCTTCGCCGTGCTCCTGCTCGCCTTCGCCATCGGCATCGCCATCGCCCGCCATCTGCTGCGGTCGCTGACCGTGCTGCGCTCCACCGCGCTCGACGTGGCCGAGCACCGGCTCCCGGAGGCGGTGTCCAGCATCCGTGAGGGCGAGGCGTCCAGCACCTCGATCAGCGCCGTACCGGTCCACACCACCGAGGAGTTCGGGCAGCTCGCGAGGGCGTTCGACGCGGTGCACGGTCAGGCCGTGCGGCTGGCCGCCGAACAGGCCGCGCTCCGCGGCGACCTGCGCGACACCCTGGTCAACCTCTCCCGGCGCAGCCAGAGCCTGGTGGACCGGCTGCTGCGCCTGATGGAGCAGCTCGAATCGCACGAAGAGGACCCGGACCAGCTGGCCAGCCTCTTCAAGCTGGACCACCTGGCGACCCGAATGCGCCGCAACAACGAGAACCTGATGGTCCTGTGCGGCAGCACCCCCGTCCGCCCCTCCGAGCAGCGGGTGCAGCTGGACAGTGTGCTGCGCGCCGCGGTCTCCGAGATCGAGCACTACCGCCGGGTGGTGGTGGAGCCCGTTCCCACCGCCGAGGTGATCGGGTACGCTGCCGGTGACCTGGCGCGAATGATCGCTGAGCTGCTGGACAACGCCACCGCGTTCTCCCCGCCGGAGACCCAGGTGACCGTCAGCAATACACTTCAGCTGGACGGTTCCGCACTGATCGAGGTCCGCGACGAGGGATTTGGGATGAGCGGTGCCGAATTGGCCAAGGCTCATCGGCGCGTAGCGGGGGACGCATCCGTGGAGGTACCTACGTCCCGGCAGATGGGCCTGACCGTCGTCGGTCGGCTGGCCCGTCGCCACGGCGTCACCGTGGAGCTGATCTCGGAGCGGGACACCGGTGGCGGGCTGCGCGCGGGTGTGCTCGTACCGGCCAGGCTGATGCTCGGTGACAAGCCCGCTATCGCGGGCCGGGAGAGCTCGCTGCCCGTCCGGAAGACCTCCGCCAGGACGTCCGAGCCGGCGCGGCCGCACCGTGAGCTCGGCGGCGCCCCGGCGGCGCCCCTGCCGCGCCGCGTGCCCGACGCCCCCCGCTCGCTGCGCACCGGTGATGCCCCGGCCGCGTCCGAGCACACGGGCCGCTCCCTGCCGACCCGCCCCGGCTCCTCGCGGGTGTTCACGGATCCCCAGCAGACCGGCGGACTGCCGCGCCGGAACCCCGTAAAGCCAGGCCACCCGGCCACGCCAGGTCACCCCACCAAGCCGGGCCGTCCCACCCCGGTCGGCGAGGGCGCCCCGGTCGACGACGGCGCACCGGAGAAGAGCGGCGCCCTGCCCGGCGACGGCGGAACGCCCGCGGACCGCCGTACCGCACAGCCGCCGGGGCAGCCCATGGTGCCCCCGCAGCGTTCGCGTCCGACCGTCCCGGATGACGCCCCCTCGCCATGGTTCGCGTCGCCCGAGACGGCACCGGAGGGCTCCCACGACGAGGAGCCGCCCGACGAGAGCCGGCCGGACCCCGCGGACGAGCCCGGCCAGATCGTCCACGAGCGGCCCGGCGCCGCGGAGGCGGGCGGCGTCACCCAGGCCGGGCTGCCCCGGCGGGTGCCGCGCCAGGGCCAGGCGGCGGACCGGGAGAAGCCGCGCGCCACCGGAGAGCGGTCCGCGCCGCGCGCCACCGCGGACGAGGCCGCCGCGCGGCGGAACGCCGGCCGCACCCATTCGTTCCTCAGCAATTACCAGTCGGGCATCCGGCGGGCTCAGCCCGACGGACGCGACGAGACATAA
- a CDS encoding MFS transporter small subunit, protein MTDADGPSSNATKAGSPVVMVVAWLWVAVPFLYGLYQLAEKSSKLFE, encoded by the coding sequence GTGACTGACGCAGACGGCCCTTCGTCGAACGCGACCAAGGCGGGTTCCCCCGTGGTGATGGTCGTGGCATGGCTGTGGGTGGCGGTGCCGTTTCTGTACGGCCTCTATCAACTGGCGGAGAAAAGTAGCAAGTTGTTCGAGTAA
- a CDS encoding L-lactate MFS transporter gives MGFLDRSRIVAGAGWNRWLIPPAALAIHFSIGQAYAWSVFKIPLEDSLDISGTASALPFQIGILVLGLSAAFGGTLVERKGPRWAMFVALVAFSTGFLVAALGVATRNYWLVVLGYGGIGGVGLGIGYIAPVSTLMKWFPDRPGMATGTAIMGFGGGALIASPWSTEMLKAFGSDTSGIAKTFLVHGLAYAVFMSLGVVLVRVPPEGWRPAGWTPRVDAGKRLVTTANVSARNAVRTPQFWLLWVVLCMNVTAGIGILEKAAPMIQDFFHDTASPVSASAATGFVALLSLANMAGRFVWSSVSDVVGRKNIYRLYLGAGALLYLTIMLEKDSSTALFVASTMVILSFYGGGFATVPAYLKDLFGTYQVGAIHGRLLTAWSVAGVAGPLIVDSIADSAHEDGRSGPALYTFSFSLMVGLLVIGFIANELVRPVNPKFHEPEPAAPEESVPPEETPDPISAERR, from the coding sequence GTGGGTTTTCTCGACCGCTCTCGCATCGTCGCAGGCGCGGGCTGGAATCGTTGGCTGATTCCTCCGGCGGCACTAGCGATTCACTTCTCCATCGGCCAGGCGTACGCCTGGAGTGTCTTTAAGATTCCGTTGGAAGATTCCCTGGACATCTCGGGCACGGCTAGTGCCCTTCCGTTCCAGATCGGCATTCTGGTACTCGGTCTCTCCGCCGCGTTCGGGGGAACGCTGGTGGAGCGAAAAGGGCCGCGCTGGGCCATGTTCGTGGCGCTCGTGGCCTTCTCGACCGGCTTCCTGGTCGCCGCACTCGGCGTCGCCACCCGCAATTACTGGCTGGTCGTTCTCGGCTACGGCGGCATCGGCGGAGTCGGCCTCGGCATCGGGTATATCGCACCGGTGTCCACCTTGATGAAGTGGTTCCCGGACCGGCCGGGCATGGCCACCGGTACGGCAATCATGGGTTTCGGCGGTGGCGCGCTGATCGCCTCTCCCTGGTCGACGGAGATGCTCAAGGCGTTCGGCAGTGACACCAGCGGCATCGCCAAGACGTTCCTGGTGCACGGCCTGGCCTACGCCGTGTTCATGTCGCTGGGCGTGGTGCTGGTGAGGGTGCCGCCGGAGGGCTGGCGGCCGGCCGGCTGGACGCCCCGCGTCGACGCGGGCAAGCGGCTCGTCACCACCGCGAACGTATCGGCCAGGAACGCGGTGCGGACGCCGCAGTTCTGGCTGCTCTGGGTCGTGCTGTGCATGAACGTTACTGCTGGTATCGGGATCCTGGAGAAGGCCGCCCCGATGATCCAGGACTTCTTCCACGACACCGCGAGCCCGGTGAGCGCGAGCGCCGCCACCGGGTTTGTCGCGCTGCTGTCCCTGGCCAACATGGCCGGTCGCTTCGTGTGGTCCTCGGTCTCCGACGTGGTGGGCCGGAAGAACATCTACCGGCTGTACCTGGGCGCCGGAGCACTGCTCTACCTCACCATCATGCTCGAGAAGGACAGCAGCACCGCGCTGTTCGTCGCCTCGACGATGGTGATCCTGTCGTTCTACGGCGGTGGCTTCGCCACCGTTCCGGCCTATCTCAAGGACCTGTTCGGCACCTACCAGGTCGGCGCGATCCACGGCCGGCTGCTGACCGCGTGGTCGGTCGCCGGAGTCGCCGGACCGCTCATCGTCGATTCCATCGCGGATTCCGCGCATGAGGACGGGCGTTCCGGCCCGGCTCTCTACACCTTCTCGTTCTCGCTGATGGTGGGTCTGCTCGTCATCGGCTTCATCGCGAACGAGCTGGTACGTCCGGTGAATCCGAAGTTCCATGAGCCGGAGCCGGCGGCCCCGGAGGAGTCGGTACCCCCGGAGGAAACCCCCGATCCCATTTCGGCAGAGAGGCGGTAG
- a CDS encoding DUF485 domain-containing protein, with translation MNKSVRSPASLPSERATGTGFADRGDDIGEPDFEAIQQSPEFKLLRKRLLWFIFPMSAFFLCWYMTFVLFSAYDHDFMSRKLFGAVNTGTVFGLLQFVTTMVIVLTYRRFARKKLDPQVDTIHELAGVGKE, from the coding sequence ATGAATAAATCGGTGCGATCGCCCGCTTCCTTGCCATCCGAGCGGGCCACCGGAACGGGGTTCGCCGATCGCGGTGACGACATCGGGGAGCCCGACTTCGAGGCGATCCAGCAGAGCCCGGAGTTCAAACTCCTGCGCAAAAGACTGCTCTGGTTCATTTTCCCGATGAGCGCGTTCTTCTTGTGCTGGTACATGACCTTCGTTCTCTTCTCGGCCTACGACCACGACTTCATGAGCCGCAAGCTGTTCGGCGCGGTCAACACCGGCACCGTTTTCGGTCTGCTTCAGTTCGTGACGACCATGGTGATCGTCCTGACATACCGGCGCTTCGCGCGCAAGAAACTTGATCCCCAGGTGGACACGATCCACGAGCTGGCGGGAGTCGGCAAGGAATGA
- a CDS encoding solute symporter family protein, with translation MTVQIAARTTGSPMINLSVFFAFVVITLFVVYKATNRNSTTSDYYAAGSAFSGVQNGIALSGDFLSAASFLGISGAIAVHGYDGFLYSVGWLVAWLVALLLVGERLRNTGRFTVGDVMAYRMKQRPVRAAAANATLVITFFYMLAQMAGAGGLIALLLDVHSKGGQALIITGVGLVMVFYVLVGGMKGTTWVQIIKAGLLLICVTFMSVFLLGKFGFSLSAILDQASQNSPLGGDLLNPGGWYGSNAMDQLDFVSLSLALVLGISSLPHVLMRFYTVPDAKEARRSVVWCSWSMFIFYLSILLVGYGATALVGTDKIVKAPGGENSAAPLLAFEIGGAMLLGIVSAVAFATILAVVAGLTLAASASFAHDVYANVIRRGKADPRSEIRVARLTALVIGFLAILGGIVTNGQNVAFLVSLALALAASANLPTILYTLFWKRFNTTGTLWSIYGGLVSGLVLIIFSPAISGSSTSIVKGVDFHWFPLTNPGLVSIPLSFLCGFLGTVFSKEPADPKKQAEMEVRSLTGIGSKA, from the coding sequence ATGACAGTGCAGATCGCAGCCCGCACGACCGGCAGCCCGATGATCAACCTGAGCGTCTTCTTCGCTTTTGTCGTCATCACGCTGTTCGTCGTCTACAAGGCCACCAACAGAAATTCGACCACCTCCGACTACTACGCCGCGGGCAGCGCCTTCAGCGGCGTCCAGAACGGCATCGCCCTCTCCGGCGACTTCCTCTCCGCCGCCTCCTTCCTCGGCATCTCGGGAGCGATCGCCGTCCACGGCTACGACGGGTTCCTCTACTCCGTGGGGTGGCTGGTGGCCTGGCTGGTCGCCCTGCTGCTCGTCGGTGAACGGCTCCGCAACACCGGGCGGTTCACGGTCGGCGATGTGATGGCCTACCGCATGAAGCAGCGCCCGGTGCGCGCTGCGGCGGCCAACGCCACCCTGGTGATCACGTTCTTCTACATGCTCGCCCAGATGGCCGGCGCGGGTGGTCTGATCGCCCTGCTGCTCGATGTGCACAGCAAGGGCGGGCAGGCCCTCATCATCACCGGCGTCGGCCTCGTGATGGTCTTCTACGTCCTGGTGGGCGGCATGAAGGGCACGACCTGGGTGCAGATCATCAAGGCGGGCCTGCTGCTGATCTGCGTGACCTTCATGAGCGTGTTCCTGCTCGGCAAGTTCGGGTTCAGCCTCTCGGCGATCCTCGACCAGGCGTCCCAGAACAGCCCGCTGGGCGGCGACCTGCTCAACCCGGGCGGCTGGTACGGCAGCAATGCGATGGACCAGCTCGACTTCGTCTCGCTCTCCCTGGCGCTGGTCCTCGGCATCTCCAGCCTGCCGCACGTGCTGATGCGCTTCTACACCGTGCCGGACGCCAAGGAGGCCCGGCGCTCGGTGGTGTGGTGCTCCTGGTCGATGTTCATCTTCTATCTGTCGATCCTGCTCGTCGGGTACGGCGCCACCGCGCTGGTCGGTACGGACAAGATCGTGAAGGCGCCCGGCGGCGAGAACTCCGCCGCTCCCCTGCTCGCCTTCGAGATCGGCGGTGCGATGCTCCTGGGCATCGTCTCCGCGGTGGCTTTCGCGACGATCCTGGCGGTGGTGGCCGGGCTGACCCTGGCCGCCTCGGCCTCGTTCGCCCATGACGTGTACGCCAATGTGATCCGGCGCGGAAAGGCCGATCCGCGGTCCGAGATCCGGGTCGCCCGTCTGACGGCGCTCGTGATCGGCTTCCTGGCCATCCTCGGCGGCATCGTCACCAACGGCCAGAACGTCGCGTTCCTGGTGTCGCTGGCCCTGGCGCTCGCCGCGTCCGCCAATCTGCCTACGATCCTCTACACGCTGTTCTGGAAGCGTTTCAACACGACCGGGACGCTGTGGAGCATCTACGGCGGGCTGGTGTCCGGCCTGGTGCTCATCATCTTCTCCCCGGCCATCTCGGGCAGTTCCACGTCCATCGTCAAGGGCGTGGACTTCCACTGGTTCCCGCTCACCAACCCCGGCCTGGTGTCCATTCCGCTCTCCTTCCTCTGCGGCTTCCTCGGCACGGTCTTCAGCAAGGAGCCCGCCGACCCCAAGAAGCAGGCGGAGATGGAAGTGCGGTCGCTGACCGGCATCGGTTCGAAGGCTTAA
- a CDS encoding RNA polymerase sigma factor, with translation MKRSRDRAASELFAALYPRLAGWCRRLVDDDETAHEIASEAFTRLWARWTSVEEPRGFLYVTAANLVRDHWRKVQRERRAMRRATTEAAVRPHTEQSDPSVRLLVQSLPERLRVPILLHYYADMPIREVSVLTGRKEGTVKADLHAARELLRVHLRRSLDPTL, from the coding sequence TTGAAACGGTCCCGTGACAGGGCGGCGTCCGAGCTGTTCGCCGCCCTCTACCCGCGCCTGGCCGGCTGGTGCCGCCGTCTCGTCGACGACGACGAGACGGCCCATGAGATCGCCTCCGAGGCGTTCACCCGGCTCTGGGCCCGCTGGACGTCCGTGGAGGAGCCCCGTGGCTTCCTCTACGTCACCGCGGCCAATCTCGTCCGGGACCACTGGCGCAAGGTGCAGCGCGAGCGCAGGGCCATGCGCCGTGCCACCACGGAAGCCGCCGTCCGCCCCCACACCGAACAGTCCGACCCCTCGGTGCGCCTGCTCGTGCAGTCGCTGCCGGAACGGCTGCGCGTCCCGATCCTGCTGCACTACTACGCTGACATGCCGATCCGGGAGGTGTCCGTACTGACCGGGCGCAAGGAAGGAACCGTCAAGGCCGACCTCCACGCGGCCCGGGAACTGCTCCGCGTCCACCTGAGGAGAAGCCTTGACCCCACGCTTTGA